A genomic segment from Panthera tigris isolate Pti1 chromosome A1, P.tigris_Pti1_mat1.1, whole genome shotgun sequence encodes:
- the SLC6A7 gene encoding sodium-dependent proline transporter: MKKLQGAHHRKPITPDLLMTPSDQGDVDLDVDFAADRGNWTGKLDFLLSCIGYCVGLGNVWRFPYRAYTNGGGAFLVPYFLMLAICGIPLFFLELSLGQFSSLGPLAVWKISPLFKGAGAAMLLIVGLVAIYYNMIIAYVLFYLFASLTSNLPWEHCGNWWNTDLCHEHRGSKDGNGALPLNLTSTVSPSEEYWSRYVLHIQGSRGIGSPGEIRWNLCLCLLLAWVIVFLCILKGVKSSGKVVYFTATFPYLILLMLLVRGVTLPGAWKGIQFYLTPQFHHLLSSKVWIEAALQIFYSLGVGFGGLLTFASYNTFHQNIYRDTFIVTLGNAITSILAGFAIFSVLGYMSQELGVPVDQVAKAGPGLAFVVYPQAMTMLPLSPFWSFLFFFMLLTLGLDSQFAFLETIVTAVTDEFPYYLRPKKAVFSGLICVAMYLMGLVLTTDGGMYWLVLLDDYSASFGLMVVVITTCLAVTRVYGIQRFCRDIHMMLGFKPGLYFRACWLFLSPATLLALLVYSIVKYQPSEYGSYRFPAWAELLGILMGLLSCLMIPAGMLVAVLREEGSLWERLQQASRPTMDWGPSLEENRTGMYVATLAGSQSPKPLMVHMRKYGGITSFENTAIEVDREIAEEEESMM; this comes from the exons CCCattaccccagacctactgatgACCCCCAGTGACCAGGGGGACGTGGACCTGGATGTGGACTTTGCCGCGGACCGGGGGAACTGGACAGGCAAACTGGACTTCCTGCTGTCCTGCATCGGCTACTGCGTGGGCCTGGGGAATGTCTGGCGCTTCCCCTACCGAGCCTACACCAACGGAGGAG GTGCCTTCCTCGTGCCCTACTTCCTCATGCTGGCCATCTGTGGcatccccctcttcttcctcGAGCTCTCTCTGGGCCAGTTCTCCAGCCTGGGACCCCTGGCCGTCTGGAAAATCAGCCCCCTCTTCAAAG gtgccgGCGCGGCCATGCTGCTCATCGTAGGCCTGGTGGCCATCTACTACAACATGATCATTGCCTACGTCCTCTTCTACCTCTTCGCCTCCCTCACCAGCAACCTGCCCTGGGAACACTGTGGCAACTGGTGGAACACAGACCTCTGCCATGAGCACAGAGGCTCCAAGGATGGCAATGGAGCCCTGCCCCTCAACCTCACCAGCACCGTCAGCCCCAGCGAGGAGTACTGGAG CCGCTACGTTCTCCACATCCAAGGCAGCCGGGGCATTGGCAGTCCTGGGGAGATCCGCTGgaacctctgcctctgcctgctcCTTGCCTGGGTCATCGTGTTCCTCTGTATCCTCAAGGGCGTGAAGTCTTCGGGCAAG GTGGTATATTTCACGGCCACGTTCCCCTACCTCATCCTGCTCATGCTGCTGGTCCGAGGAGTCACCCTCCCAGGGGCCTGGAAGGGCATCCAGTTCTATCTCACCCCTCAGTTCCACCATCTGTTGTCTTCCAAG GTGTGGATCGAAGCTGCTCTTCAGATCTTCTACTCCCTGGGTGTGGGCTTCGGGGGTCTCCTCACTTTTGCCTCCTACAACACGTTTCACCAGAACATCTATAG AGACACCTTCATCGTCACTCTGGGCAACGCCATCACCAGCATCCTGGCTGGCTTCGCCATCTTCTCTGTGCTGGGCTACATGTCTCAGGAGCTGGGTGTGCCTGTGGACCAAGTGGCCAAAGCAG GCCCCGGCCTGGCCTTTGTCGTCTACCCACAGGCCATGACCATGCTGCCTCTGTCGCCCTTCtggtccttccttttcttcttcatgctCCTGACTCTTGGCTTGGATAGCCAG ttTGCCTTCCTGGAGACCATTGTGACAGCTGTGACAGACGAGTTCCCGTATTACCTGCGGCCCAAGAAGGCTGTGTTCTCGGGGCTCATCTGCGTGGCCATGTACCTGATGGGGCTGGTCCTCACCACCGAC GGGGGCATGTACTGGCTGGTGCTTCTGGACGACTACAGCGCCAGCTTCGGGCTAATGGTGGTGGTGATCACCACGTGCCTCGCCGTCACCCGGGTGTATG GCATCCAGAGGTTCTGCCGGGACATCCACATGATGCTGGGCTTCAAGCCGGGCCTGTACTTCAGGGCCTGCTGGCTGTTCCTGTCCCCGGCCACGCTTCTG GCCCTGCTGGTATACAGCATCGTCAAGTACCAGCCCTCAGAGTACGGCAGCTACAGATTCCCAGCCTGGGCGGAGCTGCTGGGCATCCTGATGGGCCTGCTGTCCTGCCTCATGATCCCAGCTGGCATGCTGGTGGCCGTGCTCCGGGAGGAGGGCTCGCTCTGGGAG CGGCTCCAGCAGGCCAGCCGACCGACCATGGACTGGGGCCCGTCGCTGGAGGAGAACCGGACTGGCATGTACGTGGCCACGCTAGCAGGGAGCCAGTCACCCAAGCCACTGATGGTGCACATGCGCAAGTACGGGGGCATCACCAGCTTCGAGAACACTGCCATCGaggtggaccgcgagatcgctgAGGAGGAGGAGTCTATGATGTGA